The Podospora pseudopauciseta strain CBS 411.78 chromosome 2 map unlocalized CBS411.78m_2, whole genome shotgun sequence genome has a window encoding:
- a CDS encoding uncharacterized protein (COG:S; EggNog:ENOG503Q3X2), producing MADMFDSHGAAAMSFSTLWKRQEVCVQCNKGQQPVCPENCDQTTHECIMIPETCKQCAHMICQPLDPAMLPSRPSQPSTNVGAIAGGVIGGIAAVVILSYLVWRFCVKSRRQQQPVAQEVWEDSAEHMDGEKNFAQRRDYRASTHTVHSIASTVLTRASNIIQIAYIPGVTNRATASPTVLVPPVPPIPASHSQAGTPSSTEDQHFFIPGDLRDSTYSGISSYTDRTSYARTSYAPRSSVASTIYGKSAVVVAPAQTGMRAKPAMVSVRSANSNNSSGTATPPVPTVDYEKYSSLRPPSPANSTFSVGSTFLNNASTHTATPARAMVVRVGSIKKLNGNSTSSKARSEQDTLSSPITVSGDTYRDSTAATIIVDSPQTNDLGPFSDPPKPSHNSSISSNNLSAVIEEATRRASQRDSSVPVKNRERSPFGDEHAAP from the coding sequence ATGGCCGACATGTTCGATTCACATGGCGCGGCCGCCATGTCCTTCTCGACGCTATGGAAGCGCCAGGAAGTCTGTGTTCAGTGCAACAAGGGACAACAACCCGTCTGCCCAGAGAATTGCGACCAGACGACACATGAATGCATCATGATCCCCGAGACATGCAAGCAATGTGCTCATATGATCTGCCAGCCTCTCGATCCAGCCATGCTTCCCTCCAGACCCTCGCAACCGTCGACCAATGTCGGTGCCATCGCTGGTGGAGTGATTGGTGGTATCGCGGCCGTTGTCATTCTCTCGTACTTGGTATGGAGGTTTTGCGTGAAGTCTaggaggcagcagcaaccagtTGCCCAGGAGGTCTGGGAAGATTCAGCTGAGCATatggatggggagaagaacTTTGCTCAACGCCGGGATTATCGTGCCTCCACCCATACTGTTCACTCGATTGCCTCCACCGTTCTTACCCGCGCTTCGAACATCATCCAGATCGCCTATATTCCCGGGGTTACCAACAGAGCCACAGCCTCTCCCACAGTGTTGGTTCCTCCCGTTCCGCCAATTCCTGCCAGTCACTCGCAGGCCGGCACTCCATCGAGCACAGAAGATCAGCATTTCTTCATCCCGGGTGACTTGCGTGATTCGACTTACTCTGGCATCTCCTCTTACACTGATCGTACTTCCTACGCCCGGACCTCGTACGCCCCGCGCTCCAGCGTGGCGTCCACCATCTATGGAAAGAGCGCCGTTGTTGTGGCTCCCGCGCAGACGGGTATGCGAGCGAAGCCGGCCATGGTTAGTGTCCGGTCGGCCAACTCCAACAACTCTAGCGGCACCGCCACTCCCCCAGTTCCCACTGTCGACTACGAGAAGTACTCTTCTCTCCGGCCGCCAAGTCCCGCCAACAGCACTTTCAGCGTCGGGTCTACCTTCTTGAACAATGCCAGCACCCACACAGCCACGCCGGCTAGGGCTATGGTTGTTCGGGTTGGAAGCATCAAGAAGTTGAACGgcaacagcaccagcagcaaagcGAGATCAGAGCAGGATACCCTCTCTTCCCCTATCACCGTCTCGGGCGATACCTATAGAGACTCCACCGCCGCTACCATCATTGTTGACTCGCCACAAACGAACGATCTCGGACCGTTTTCTGACCCACCGAAGCCGTCtcacaacagcagcatcagtAGTAACAACCTCAGTGCTGTCATCGAGGAGGCGACACGACGGGCGTCTCAAAGAGACTCTTCTGTACCAGTCAAGAACCGGGAAAGGAGTCCATTCGGCGATGAGCATGCCGCACCATGA
- the CHS3_3 gene encoding Chitin synthase, class 3 (COG:M; EggNog:ENOG503NWXV; CAZy:GT2_Chitin_synth), producing MAYHGAGGRGDGYEDHPLQNLGGPHGQNDDEVQASLLNDNQAYDNSRLGAGTPPVRPVSAYSLTESYTPNAGTTRAGIGVQPTPPPHGYTNEYAGAPQYGVSANGGFGDQQYGNSGHSVAETDDSWIQRQNPNAAPAGGLKRYATRKVKLVQGSVLSIDYPVPSAIRNAVQPKYRDVEGQNEEFFKMRYTAATCDPNDFTLKNGYDLRPRMYNRHTELLIAITYYNEDKVLLSRTLHGVMQNIRDIVNLKKSSFWNRGGPAWQKIVVCLVFDGIEKVDKNVLDVLATIGVYQDGVVKKDVDGNNTVAHIFEYTTQLSVTPNQQLIRPTDDSPATLPPVQFIFCLKQQNSKKINSHRWLFNAFGRILNPEVCILLDAGTKPSPKSLLALWEGFYNDKDLGGACGEIHAMLGKGGKKLLNPLVAVQNFEYKISNILDKPLESAFGYVSVLPGAFSAYRFRAIMGRPLEQYFHGDHTLSKQLGKKGIEGMNIFKKNMFLAEDRILCFELVAKAGQKWHLSYIKAAKGETDVPEGAPEFISQRRRWLNGSFAASLYSLMHFGRMYKSGHNIVRMFFFHIQLIYNVLNVIFTWFSLSSYYLTTTVIMDLVGTPVPASNTSALHHAWPFGDTVTPIFNAVLQYLYLAFVILQFILALGNRPKGSKWTYITSYVLFAMIQAYIIILSVYLVVQAFKIPLADQIKLDNASNAMESLFGGTGAAGVILVALITIYGLYFLASFMYLDPWHMFHSFPYYMLLMSTYINILMVYAFNNWHDVSWGTKGSDKNDALPSAQVTKGEKDEVLVEEIEKPQEDIDQMFEQTVRRALAPYKVEEAPETKELEDSYKSFRTSLVVMWLFSNCFLAVVITSENFDSSFGAGRNATARTAWFFKFLLFATAGLSIVRFIGFCWFLGRTGIMCCFARR from the exons ATGGCGTACCACGGCGCTGGTGGCCGTGGAGACGGCTATGAAGACCACCCGTTGCAGAACCTCGGCGGTCCCCATGGACAG AACGACGATGAAGTCCAGGCCTCTCTCCTCAACGACAACCAGGCCTACGACAACAGTCGTTTGGGCGCCGGAACTCCTCCAGTTCGTCCAGTCTCGGCATACAGCTTGACCGAGTCGTACACACCCAATGCCGGCACTACGCGGGCTGGCATCGGTGTTCagcccactccccctccccacggATACACCAACGAGTATGCCGGTGCCCCCCAGTACGGAGTGTCGGCCAATGGTGGATTCGGCGATCAACAATATGGAAACTCTGGGCACTCTGTCGCCGAGACCGATGATAGCTGGATTCAACGCCAAAATCCCAACGCTGCCCCAGCTGGTGGCCTGAAGCGCTATGCTACCAGAAAGGTCAAGCTCGTTCAGGGTTCCGTTCTGAGCATCGACTACCCAGTGCCCAGTGCCATCAGAAATGCTGTTCAGCCCAAGTACAGAGACGTCGAGGGCCAGAATGAGGAGTTTTTCAAGATGCGCTACACTGCGGCCACTTGCGATCCCAACGACTTCACTCTCAAGAATGGTTACGATTTGCGCCCTCGCATGTACAACCGGCACACCGAGCTTCTTATTGCCATTACCTACTACAACGAAGATAAGGTTCTCCTCTCGAGAACACTCCACGGCGTCATGCAGAATATCAGAGACATAGTGAACCTGAAGAAATCGTCGTTCTGGAACCGGGGTGGCCCTGCCTGGCAAAAGATTGTAGTCTGCTTGGTTTTCGATGGTATCGAGAAGGTCGACAAGAACGTTCTTGACGTGCTTGCCACTATCGGTGTATACCAGGATGgtgtggtgaagaaggatgTTGACGGAAACAATACCGTTGCCCACATCTTCGAGTACACCACCCAGCTCTCCGTCACGCCAAACCAGCAGCTCATCCGGCCAACGGACGACAGCCCGGCTACCCTTCCACCAGTGCAGTTCATCTTCTGCTTGAAGCAACAAAACAGCAAAAAGATTAACTCGCATCGCTGGCTTTTCAACGCCTTTGGTCGCATCTTGAACCCAGAGGTGTGCATCTTGCTTGATGCTGGTACCAAGCCCAGTCCCAAGTCGTTGCTCGCTCTCTGGGAGGGCTTCTACAACGACAAGGATCTTGGCGGTGCCTGCGGTGAGATTCACGCAATGTTAG GCAAGGGCGGAAAGAAGCTGCTCAACCCTCTGGTCGCTGTCCAGAACTTCGAGTACAAGATTTCCAACATTCTGGACAAGCCCCTCGAATCTGCGTTCGGTTACGTCAGTGTGCTGCCAGGTGCTTTCTCGGCCTACCGCTTCAGAGCCATCATGGGCCGACCTTTAGAACAGTACTTCCACGGTGATCACACCTTGTCCAAGCAGCTCGGCAAGAAGGGTATCGAGGGCATGAACATCTTCAAGAAGAACATGTTCTTGGCCGAAGATCGTATCTTGTGCTTCGAGCTGGTCGCCAAGGCTGGCCAAAAGTGGCATCTGAGCTACATCAAGGCGGCCAAGGGAGAGACGGATGTGCCTGAAGGTGCTCCCGAATTCATCTCGCAGCGTCGTCGCTGGCTGAACGGTTCCTTCGCTGCCAGTTTGTACTCGCTGATGCATTTCGGACGTATGTACAAGTCTGGCCACAACATTGTCCGCATGTTCTTCTTCCACATTCAGCTCATCTACAACGTCCTCAACGTCATCTTCACCTGGTTCTCGCTCTCTTCGTACTATCTCACGACCACCGTCATCATGGATCTCGTCGGGACTCCAGTGCCCGCATCTAACACATCGGCGCTCCACCACGCTTGGCCATTTGGCGATACCGTCACACCTATATTCAACGCGGTTTTACAGTATCTCTACCTGGCATTCGTCATTCTGCAGTTTATTCTGGCTCTGGGTAACAGGCCAAAGGGTTCCAAGTGGACGTACATCACGTCTTACGTGCTCTTTGCCATGATCCAGGCctacatcatcatcctctcgGTTTATCTCGTCGTCCAGGCTTTCAAGATTCCGCTTGCGGACCAGATCAAACTGGACAATGCGTCTAACGCGATGGAGTCCTTGTTTGGTGGTACGGGGGCGGCTGGTGTCATTCTCGTGGCCCTGATTACCATTTACGGTCTTTACTTCTTGGCATCCTTCATGTACCTCGATCCCTGGCACATGTTCCACTCGTTCCCCTACTACATGCTGCTCATGTCGACCTACATCAACATTCTGATGGTGTATGCCTTCAACAACTGGCACGATGTGTCGTGGGGTACCAAGGGTTCAGACAAGAACGACGCGCTGCCGTCGGCCCAGGTCACCAAGGGCGAGAAGGACGAAGTGTTGGTTGAAGAGATTGAGAAGCCGCAGGAAGATATCGATCAGATGTTTGAGCAGACTGTCAGGAGAGCTCTTGCGCCGTacaaggtggaagaggcgCCCGAAAccaaggagctggaggactCTTACAAGTCTTTCAGAACGagtctggtggtgatgtggctATTTTCGAACTGTTTCTTGGCTGTGGTTATTACCAGCGAGAACTTTGACTCGTCTTTTGGCGCTGGG CGGAATGCCACCGCCAGAACCGCCTGGTTTTTCAAGTTCCTCCTGTTCGCTACTGCCGGTCTGTCCATCGTCCGTTTCATCGGTTTCTGTTGGTTCCTCGGCAGGACCGGTATCATGTGCTGCTTTGCCCGGCGTTGA
- the UBC12 gene encoding NEDD8-conjugating protein ubc12 (EggNog:ENOG503NYKV; COG:O; BUSCO:EOG09265FCK), whose protein sequence is MLKIWSMKKEQQKAENSDGAAAGAAGGPKKKKVTAAQLRVQKDLSELSLGTTMRTDFPDPDNILSFILYIEPDEGMYKGGRFSFTFNITPNFPHEPPKVQCREKIYHPNIDLEGKVCLNILREDWKPVLNLNAVIVGLQFLFLEPNASDPLNKEAAEDLRSNREGFKRNVRSAMMGGSVKGEGFDRVAI, encoded by the exons ATGTTGAAGATATGGTCGATG AAAAAGGAGCAGCAAAAGGCTGAGAACTCCGATGGTGCTGccgctggtgctgctggagggccaaagaagaagaaagttACTGCGGCGCAATTGCGTGTGCAGAAGG ACCTCAGCGAACTCTCCCTCGGCACAACGATGCGAACCGACTTCCCCGACCCGGACAACATCCTCTCGTTTATTCTGTATATCGAGCCCGACGAGGGCATGTACAAGGGCGGCCGGTTCTCCTTCACGTTCAACATCACGCCCAACTTTCCGCATGAGCCCCCCAAGGTGCAGTGCCGGGAGAAGATTTACCACCCCAACATTGAcctggaggggaaggtgtgCTTGAATATTCTGAGGGAGGACTGGAAGCCGGTGCTGAACTTGAATGCGGTGATTGTGGGGTTGcagtttttgtttttggagcCGAACGCGAGCGACCCGTTGAAtaaggaggcggcggaggattTGAGGAGTAATAGGGAGGGGTTCAAGAGAAATGTGAGGAGCGcgatgatgggggggagtgtgaagggggaggggtttgatAGGGTTGCTATTTGA
- the ILV5 gene encoding Bifunctional acetohydroxyacid reductoisomerase (BUSCO:EOG09262N3C; COG:E; EggNog:ENOG503NVDN), which yields MSAARNLQKALRPLARQVASPAVQRRTFVAAAGAVRAAAVSRAAAPVAKQQTRGVKTIDFAGHKEDVYERADWPVEKLQDYFKNDTLALIGYGSQGHGQGLNLRDNGINVIIGVRKDGKSWKDAIQDGWVPGKNLFEVDEAISKGTIIMNLLSDAAQSETWPHIKPQITKGKTLYFSHGFSPVFKDLTKVEVPTDVDVILCAPKGSGRTVRSLFKEGRGINSSFAVYQDVTGKAKEKAIAMGVAIGSGYLYETTFEKEVYSDLYGERGCLMGGIHGMFLAQYEVLRERGHSPSEAFNETVEEATQSLYPLIGAYGMDWMFDACSTTARRGAIDWTPKFKDALKPVFNNLYDSVKDGSETKRSLEYNSQPDYREKYEKELEEIRNLEIWRAGKAVRALRPENTK from the exons ATGTCTGCCGCCAGAAACCTCCAAAAGGCCCTGCGCCCTCTGGCTCGCCAGGTGGCCTCCCCCGCCGTCCAGAGACGCACCTTCGTTGCCGCCGCTGGTGCTGTCCGCGCTGCTGCCGTCTCCCGCGCCGCTGCCCCCGTTGCTAAGCAGCAGACCCGCGGTGTCAAGACCATCGACTTTGCCGGTCACAAGGAGGATGTCTACGAGCGTGCTGACTGGCCCGTTGAGAAGCTCCAG GACTACTTCAAGAACGACACTCTCGCTCTCATCGGCTACGGCTCCCAGGGTCACGGCCAGGGTCTCAACCTCCGTGACAACGGCATCAACGTCATCATTGGTGTCCGCAAGGATGGCAAGTCGTGGAAGGATGCCATTCAGGACGGCTGGGTTCCCGGCAAGAACCTCTTCGAGGTCGACGAGGCCATCTCCAAGGGTACCATCATCATGAACCTGCTCTCGGATGCCGCTCAGTCCGAGACCTGGCCTCACATCAAGCCCCAGATCACCAAGGGCAAG ACCCTCTACTTCTCCCACGGTTTCTCCCCCGTGTTCAAGGATCTCACCAAGGTCGAGGTCCCCACTGATGTCGACGTCATCCTCTGCGCCCCCAAGGGTTCCGGCCGCACCGTCCGCTCCCTTTTCAAGGAGGGCCGTGGcatcaactcctccttcgccGTCTACCAGGATGTGACcggcaaggccaaggagaaggccatcGCCATGGGTGTTGCCATTGGCTCCGGCTACCTCTACGAGACCACCTTCGAGAAGGAGGTCTACTCTGACCTCTACGGTGAGCGCGGCTGCCTCATGGGTGGTATCCACGGCATGTTCCTTGCCCAGTACGAGGTTCTCCGTGAGCGCGGCCACTCCCCCAGCGAGGCTTTCAACGAGACCGTCGAGGAGGCTACCCAGTCCCTCTACCCCCTCATTGGTGCCTACGGCATGGACTGGATGTTCGACGCCtgctccaccaccgcccgccgCGGTGCCATTGACTGGACTCCTAAGTTCAAGGACGCCCTCAAGCCcgtcttcaacaacctctACGACTCGGTCAAGGACGGCTCCGAGACCAAGCGCTCCCTCGAGTACAACTCCCAGCCCGACTACCGTGAGAAGTACGAgaaggagctcgaggagatCCGCAACCTCGAGATCTGGCGCGCCGGCAAGGCCGTCCGTGCCCTCCGCCCGGAGAACACCAAGTAA
- a CDS encoding uncharacterized protein (COG:E; COG:T; EggNog:ENOG503NWS2), whose protein sequence is MSSPETLTLASVQEAHKLIKPFIHQTPVLTSTYINTLASTPQTPESLSNTEWSGQTPSNPILRIHFKCENFQRIGAFKARGAFHAIERLKQSPDFDPSRGVVTHSSGNHAQALSLAAKTSSIPAYIVMPTISTPSKIAATLSYSAQITFSGPTAPEREAAAQKIISSTGAALIPPYDHPHIIAGQGTAALELLSQVPTPLNAIITPCGGGGLLSGTALACSESKTKVFGAEPSFEGADDGKRGYYSGKRVEAVKSLTIGDGLRTPVGKIPWSIIYERRLVDGMYSVTEDQIRAAMRLVYERLKVVVEPSAVVGLAVALYNEDFRKMVEQEGGEEGWDLGVVFSGGNVSLAALGELFKDQ, encoded by the exons ATGTCTTCCCCCGAAACCCTCACTTTGGCCTCCGTCCAAGAAGCTCACAAACTCATCAAACCCTTCATCCACCAGACCCCCGTCCTCACCTCAACCTACATCAATACCCTcgcctccaccccccaaacccccgaatccctctccaacacaGAGTGGTCCGgccaaaccccctccaaccccatcctccgcaTCCATTTCAAATGCGAAAACTTCCAACGCATCGGCGCCTTCAAGGCCCGCGGTGCTTTCCACGCCATCGAACGCCTGAAGCAATCCCCCGACTTTGACCCCTCCCGCGGTGTGGTAACTCACTCATCAG gcAACCACGCCCAAGCCCTCTCTCTAGccgccaaaacctcctccatcccagCCTACATCGTCATGCCCACaatctccaccccctccaaaatagccgccaccctctcctACTCCGCCCAAATCACCTTCTCCGGCCCCACAGCCCCAGAGCGCGAAGCCGCCGCCCAGAAAATtatctcctccaccggcgcagccctcatccccccctaCGACCACCCTCACATCATCGCCGGCCAGGGAACCGCCGCCCTCGAGCTCCTATCCCAAGtccccacccccctaaaCGCAATCATCACCCCCTGCGGGGGCGGCGGTCTCCTCTCCGGCACCGCCCTCGCCTGCTCCGAGAGCAAGACGAAAGTCTTTGGTGCTGAGCCCTCCTTTGAGGGGGCAGACGACGGCAAGAGGGGGTATTACTCTGGTAAGAGAGTCGAGGCCGTCAAGTCGCTGACCATTGGTGATGGGCTGAGGACGCCGGTGGGCAAGATACCCTGGAGTATCATTTATGAAAGGAGGTTGGTCGACGGGATGTACTCCGTCACCGAGGACCAGATCAGGGCGGCCATGAGGCTGGTGTATGAGCGCctcaaggtggtggttgagccCTCTGCTGTGGTCGGCTTAGCAGTTGCGCTGTATAACGAGGATTTTAGGAAAATGGTTGagcaggaagggggagaggaggggtgggatctgggggtggtgtttagTGGTGGAAATGTGAGTTTGGCTGCGCTGGGGGAGCTGTTCAAGGACCAGTGA
- a CDS encoding uncharacterized protein (EggNog:ENOG503NUI1; COG:E), with translation MGSLSNPVTSLNVLTDAKPDDTSLPAFMVSTTRGFLPRADPIVTLPPEFDPLESILQRMPVKTASGEPGLLAEGKLGNVVLSELPDLTSHIDKYAPNLPLMNALYRDYSFLLSAFLLEPCHLRFIKDEPYGLARDVLPANIARPIKRCAELTGFKPFMEYAGSYALYNYRLANPPSGLSYPNLRLIRAFEHGLDPASSEAGFVLVHIAMVSHSPLLVSGCVNAISSATSRDRSRFNTALGEEMLTALRNINRSMETMWQKSKPGSYTSFRTFIFGITSQSMFPDGVLYEGIEEYEGERQSFRGESGANDSMIPLMDSLLSIPMPETPLTEILKDFRQYRPSNHRDFIKYVAERQDELGIKRWALGEEEEEEEEEGRETRRLWLRLLDQVREFRWRHWCFAREYILKQTSHPTATGGSPIVTWLPNQLGAVLAEMEKIYGESGGGGKLGEEIEEIMDLVGRQREMLEKEVRKFCEERGVN, from the exons ATGGGTTCCCTATCCAACCCCGTCACCTCCTTAAATGTCCTCACAGACGCCAAACCAGACgacacctccctcccagccTTTATGGTGTCCACCACCCGCGGCTTCCTCCCCCGTGCCGACCCCATCGTCACTCTACCCCCCGAGTTTGACCCTCTGGAGTCGATCCTTCAGCGTATGCCCGTCAAGACGGCCTCTGGTGAGCCTGGCCTCCTAGCCGAGGGCAAGCTGGGCAATGTCGTCCTGTCCGAGCTCCCAGACTTGACCTCCCACATCGACAAGTAcgcccccaacctccccttgATGAACGCCCTGTATCGAGACTACTCCTTCCTCTTgtccgccttcctcctcgaacCCTGCCACCTCCGGTTCATCAAAGACGAACCTTACGGCCTAGCCCGTGATGTCCTCCCAGCCAACATTGCCCGCCCAATCAAGCGCTGTGCCGAATT AACAGGCTTCAAACCCTTCATGGAATACGCCGGCTCCTACGCCCTCTACAACTACCgcctcgccaaccccccctctgGCCTCTCCTACCCCAACCTCCGCCTCATCCGCGCGTTCGAGCACGGGCTCGaccccgcctcctccgagGCAGGCTTCGTGCTCGTGCATATCGCCATGgtctcccactcccctctGCTAGTCTCAGGCTGCGTCAACGCCATATCGTCCGCTACCTCCCGCGACAGGAGCAGGTTCAACACCGCCCTcggggaggagatgttgaCCGCGTTGCGCAACATCAACAGGTCGATGGAGACGATGTGGCAAAAGTCCAAACCGGGGAGTTACACCTCGTTTCGGACCTTCATCTTTGGGATCACCTCGCAAAGCATGTTTCCCGACGGGGTGCTGTACGAGGGGATAGAGGAGTACGAAGGGGAAAGACAGAGTTTCAGGGGAGAGTCGGGGGCGAACGATAGTATGATTCCACTGATGGATAGTTTGTTGAGTATTCCGATGCCGGAGACGCCGTTGACGGAGATATTGAAGGATTTTAGGCAGTACAGGCCGTCGAATCACCGGGATTTTATCAAGTATGTAGCTGAGAGGCAGGATGAGTTGGGGATCAAGCGATGGGCtttgggcgaggaggaggaggaggaggaggaggaggggagggagacaaGGAGGCTTTGGTTGAGGCTGTTGGATCAGGTGAGGGAGTTTAGGTGGCGGCATTGGTGTTTTGCTAGGGAGTATATCCTCAAGCAGACTTCGCATCCTACTGCTACGGGGGGGAGTCCGATTGTGACTTGGTTGCCTAATCAGTTGGGTGCTGTGTTGGctgagatggagaagatTTATGGGGAgagtggtgggggtgggaagctgggggaggagatcgaGGAGATTATGGACTTGGTGGGGAGGCAgagggagatgttggagaaggaggtgaggaagttTTGCGAGGAGAGGGGTGTTAACTAG
- a CDS encoding uncharacterized protein (COG:S; EggNog:ENOG503P2J9) has product MRPLPLPLWTLITAHLSLAEQQNPLQQPTAIRKMPPNNPSLKFHSHFCAFDPSHTSPSNSSAAVLLPRDGTSFSAPLRAVYNPPPPASPNPQRRGVLGVSKRQWSCPTDTLSCSNIGYPNTCCYEGSTCIKIPDTGLGPVGCCPDNTQCTGGVASCGEGGVGCPSEVGGGCCLKGWVCGGLGLSTPVPILTTTTTSAPLETTITTTSESSSTPETTSTRPQSSTTTSDDAPETSTTGEPGFCPTGYYACLARANNEGGCCQIGRDCAETDCPPLTSSTTVVDGNGVTVAVPMPTGAPPVMGDECANGWFMCNERDESEGCCPDGYGCGTASCTLVRAGETAGVAKALLGTGAAVRYKGGFVGALVWVAGMVMAF; this is encoded by the exons atgcgccccctccccctcccgctcTGGACCTTAATAACcgcccacctctccctcgccgaacaacaaaaccccctccaacaaccaaccgCCATCCGAAAAAtgccccccaacaacccctccctcaaatTCCACTCCCACTTTTGCGCCTTCGACCCCTCCCATACATCCCCTTCCAACTCTTCTGCTGCGGTCCTCCTCCCGAGAGATGgaacctccttctccgccccCCTCCGCGCAGTCtacaacccccctccacccgcatcccccaacccacaacGACGAGGGGTGCTGGGAGTAAGCAAAAGACAGTGGTCCTGTCCGACAGACACCCTATCATGCAGCAACATCGGCTACCCCAACACCTGCTGCTACGAAGGGTCGACATGCATCAAAATCCCGGATACTGGCTTGGGGCCGGTGGGTTGCTGCCCGGATAACACCCAGTGCACGGGGGGCGTGGCGAgttgcggggaggggggggttgggtgcccgagtgaggttgggggagggtgttgtttgAAGGGGTGGGTTTGCGGCGGGTTGGGTT TGTCCACTCCTGTTCCCATCCTAACTACAACCACGACCTCGGCTCCGCTGGAgacaacaataacaactACTTCAGAGTCGAGTTCTACTCCAGAAACAACGTCGACTCGACCCCAGTCATCGACAACTACGTCTGATGACGCCCCGGAGACGTCTACAACGGGTGAACCGGGATTTTGTCCCACGGGGTACTATGCTTGTCTTGCTCGCGCGAATAAcgagggggggtgttgtcAGATAGGTCGGGATTGCGCCGAGACTGATTGCCCGCCTTTGACTTCCTCGACGACGGTGGTTGATGGCAATGGGGTGACGGTTGCGGTGCCGATGCCGACTGGTGCGCCGCCTGTGATGGGGGATGAGTGTGCTAATGGGTGGTTCATGTGCAATGAGAGGGATGAAAGTGAGGGGTGCTGTCCTGATGGGTATGGTTGTGGGACGGCGAGCTGTACGCTTGTGAGAGCGGGGGAGACGGCTGGGGTTGCGAAGGCTTTGCTGGGGACGGGGGCTGCTGTGAGGTATAAGGGGGGATTTGTGGGAGCTTTGGTTTGGGTGGCTGGGATGGTTATGGCTTTTTGa